One Brassica napus cultivar Da-Ae chromosome C2, Da-Ae, whole genome shotgun sequence DNA window includes the following coding sequences:
- the LOC106380153 gene encoding magnesium transporter MRS2-2: protein MAHINGYVVAAGDKKKASQPSWNWVLINGTGETKALDVDKYAVMHRVQIHARDLRIIDPNLSYPSTILGRERAIVLNLEHTKAIITSDEVLLRDPSHENVIPIVKELERRLPVGNQAHHGQGDGKESSAAHNDADAGEEDESPFEFRALEVFLEAICSFLAARTTELETTAYPALDELTSKISSGNLDRVRKLKSATTRLTARVQKVRDELVHLLDDDDDMADLYLSRKLSCACSMASSPNFYLTSPTIGSKISRASVATVREDENDVEQLEMLLEAYFMQIDSTLNKLTTLREYVQDTDDYISIQMDNRRNELIQLEVVLGSGTVCSAFYSLVAGIFGMNIPYTWNDNHGYMFKWVCIVTGAICVFSLVFIMSYARFKGLMGS, encoded by the exons ATGGCGCATATCAACGGGTACGTGGTTGCGGCTGGGGACAAGAAGAAGGCGTCTCAGCCGTCGTGGAACTGGGTGCTTATAAACGGGACGGGAGAGACTAAGGCGCTTGATGTCGACAAGTATGCTGTCATGCACCGTGTTCAGATCCACGCTCGTGATCTCCGGATTATTGACCCGAATCTGTCTTACCCTTCCACTATTCTTGGCCGAGAGAGAGCCATTGTGCTCAATTTAGAG CATACCAAGGCGATCATCACTTCCGATGAG GTTTTGCTTCGGGATCCATCACATGAAAATGTTATCCCCATTGTGAAGGAGCTTGAAAGACGCTTACCTGTTGGAAACCAAGCACACCATGGTCAAGGAGATGGGAAAGAGAGCTCAGCTGCCCATAATGACGCTGATGCTGGTGAAGAAGATG AATCCCCATTTGAATTCCGTGCACTGGAAGTTTTCTTGGAAGCAATATGTAGCTTCTTAGCTGCAAGGACAACAGAGTTAGAAACAACTGCTTATCCTGCTTTGGATGAGCTTACCTCAAAG ATTAGTAGCGGTAACTTGGATAGAGTTAGGAAGTTGAAGAGTGCCACGACTCGATTGACAGCTCGAGTTCAAAAG GTAAGAGATGAGCTTGTACATTTGCTGGATGATGACGATGATATGGCCGATCTTTACCTTTCAAGGAAACTCTCTTGTGCTTGCTCAATGGCTAGTAGTCCAAATTTCTATCTTACTTCCCCAACAATAGGCTCTAAGATTTCAAGAGCTAGTGTAGCCACAGTTCGTGAGGATGAAAATGATGTTGAACAACTTGAAATGTTGCTCGAG GCATACTTCATGCAAATCGACAGCACTTTGAACAAATTAACAACA CTACGTGAGTATGTCCAAGACACGGATGATTACATTAGCATTCAG ATGGACAATCGTCGTAATGAGCTGATTCAG TTGGAGGTGGTGTTAGGTTCTGGAACCGTTTGCTCAGCATTTTACTCTCTTGTCGCTGGAATTTTCGGGATGAACATTCCATACACGTGGAATGATAACCATGGATACATGTTCAAATGG GTTTGTATCGTGACGGGGGCAATTTGTGTGTTCTCGTTAGTATTCATAATGTCGTACGCTCGGTTCAAAGGGCTTATGGGATCTTGA